CGTGATGATGGCCACCGCGTTCAGCACCGACGGGGCGGCGGCCACGGTCGCGCCGCCCCGTCCAGCGGTCCAGAAACCCCAGAGCCAGGCCACCGCCGCGCCGGTTCCCACAGCTGAACCGGCCGCCGCGTCCACGACCGCGTCCACGACCGCGTCCACGACCGGGGCCGCCGCCGAGCCGGTGTGCGTGCGGGTCAAGGGCGCCGAGGCGTGCGTGGGCCCCGACGGGAGCGACCGCCCCGGCATCACGATCGAGGACACGGCCGACGACCACCGCCATCCCGCGGTCGAGTACTACCTGAACGGCTACCTCGGCACCAAGTACGTCATCCACAACCTGGGCCGCGAGGGCGAGGTGCGCGGCAACCGGGAGATCGGCAAGGTCGTGACGTTCCGGGCCGCGCTGTACCAGGGTGGCCGCCGGGTCAAGTACGGCCGCTGGAAGACCGTCCGCAATGTCGCGAAATATCCCGTCAAGCGGGACACGCGCACCACCCCCGCCGAGGCCCGCGCCAAGTCCAGGACCTGCACCTCCACCAAGGGCGCCGCCACCGTCTGCTTCGCCGAGCGCAAGACGTTCGTCTACGCCTGCGACACCAGCGCCGACGAGTACCAGGCCCGCGCCGAGTACTTCGTGGCCGGCGACCCGACCACCCGCTACGAGATCCACCAGCTCGCCGGCATCGGCACCTGCGGCAAGGCCGAGCACGGCGAGCTGTCCATCAGCATGTACCGGGCCTCGGTGTTCGACCAGGGCCGGCGCAAGGGCACGAGGCTGTACAAGTACAACTGATCAGAAGGGGGCGACGATCTCCCGGACGGCCTCGGCGCACTCCCTGGCGTTGTCGTCGTGGGCGATGCTGCTCAGCAGCTCCCGCAGGTGGTACAGCGGCATGCGCTCCTGCCAGCCGTCCGGCAGGGGCGCGGTGGCCGCGTACACCTCGAAGAAGCGGCGCGCGGCCGGCGGGCGCGGCGAGCACCACAACATGCTGAGGTCGGCCTCGGCCCAGCTGTAGGAGACGGCGGGGTCGATCAGCGCGGGGCCGCCCGCCGGGGCGGCGAGGATGTTCTCCAGCCACAGGTCGCCGTGCGTGAGCACCGGTGGGGCGGGCGGCAGCAGGTCGGGCAGGGCCGCGCAGAGGCGTTCGAGCGCCTGCCGCTCCGCGCGGTCCAAGGCCGCCTCCACCAGCGGCTCCGGCAGCCAGCGCAGGATCCGGCGCCGGGCGAACCAGGCGTGGCCGTCGGCGTCCCAGGTGTTGTCCTGGCGCAGGCGGCCCAGCCAGCCGTCCCGGTGCCAGCCGAACCGCTCGCCCGCCGTGGCGGCGTGCAGGCCGGCGAGCGCGAGCGCCAGCTCCTCCCAGAACCGCTCGTCGTCGTCGCGGCGCGGCGGCAGCGGTTCGAGCACGAGCAGGTCCCGCGTCACGGCCAGCACTCGCGGGGTGGCGACTCCGCCCAGCTCGCGCAGCGCGCGCAGCCCCGCCGCCTCGACCTCGAACAGGTCCGAGGCGGGCGCGCGCAACGTCTTGGCGAACACCTGCGACCCGTCGCGCAGCGTCGCCAGGCCCGCCAGTGCCACCACGCCGCCGGGCACCGCGCGTACGGACTCCGCCTCGAACCCGGCAGCCCGCAACCGGGCCGGCAGCAGCTCCATCGTCACCTCCGCAGTACGTCAAGCGGGCCCGTCGCCGGCGTCCCTGAGCAGCATGGCCGCCTGCACCCGGTTCGCGCAGCCGAGCTTGGTCAGGATGCGGCTCACGTAGGTCTTCACCGTGGCCTCGCTCATGTGCACCCGGCGGGCCGCCTCCGCGTTGGACAGGCCCTCGGCCACCCGGTCGAGCACCTCGCGCTCGCGCGGGCTGAGCACCGACAGCCGCTGCCTGGCCCGGCTCGCGCGCTCGCCGTCCGCGAAGGAGACCAGGCCGAGCACGTGCCGGGTGACGGACGGGGAGAGGTAGGCGTGACCGGCGTGCGCGGCCCTGACGGCCCTGATCAGCTCCGCAGGCTCACAACTTTTCACGACAAATCCGGAGACGTTCCGCTGGAGCGCCAGGCGGACGTTCTCCGCGTCGCCGAACGCGGTCAGCATCACCACCGGGACCCCGGCCAGCTCGGCCGCCGCCGCCAGCCCGTCCATCACCGGCATGGCCAGGTCGAGGAGCGCCACGTCCACGCGGTGCCGGCGGGCGGCGTCCACGGCCGCGCGGCCGTCCGCGACGGTGGCCACCACCTCGATGTCCCCGGCGGAGGCGAGCACGGCGGCGATCCCGGCGGTGATGAGCGGCTCGTCGTCGGCCACCAGCACTCTGATCACGCATTCACCCCCACCAGCAGGGGCAGCATCGCGACCAGGCGGAACTCGTGCGGCCCCGCGTGCACGCGCAGCAGCCCGCCCTCCTCCCGCACCCGCTCCGCCAGCCCGGCCAGCCCGTTGCCGCCGCCCGCCGCGCGGTGACCGCCGGGCAGCGGGTTCGAGACGGTGACCAGCAGCGCGTCGGCCTCCCAGCCGAGTGTCACCTGGACGGGCGCGCCGGGGGCGTGCCTGGCCGCGTTCGTCAGCCCTTCCTGGACCACCCGGTAGGCCGCGCCCTGGCCCGCCACGTGCCCCGGCTCCCCCGACCGCACGAGCGTGACCCGGCCCCCGGCGGCCCGGAACCGCTCGACGAGCGCGGGGACGCCCTCCAGGCCGGGGCCCGGCGAGCGCCTGAGCGTGCTCACGACCGTGTGCAGCTCGGCCACCGCCGCCCGGGCGGAGCCGGCCAGCCCGCGTACGGCCTGCCGCTGGTCGGGCGGCAACGCGCTCACCTCCAGCGCCGCCGCCTGCACCGAGACCAGCCCGAGCAGGTGGCCGAGCGAGTCGTGCATGTCCCTGGCGATGCGCCTGCGCTCCTCGTCGGCGGACAGCTCGCGCTGCCTGGTCAGGTAGCGCCCGGCCAGCACGGGCAGCACCGTCAGCAGCGCCACGCGGGCCAGCACGGGCCCGGGTTCGAGCGCCGACCGCTGCGCCACCATCGCCAGCACCCCCGCGTACGCCAGCACCGCCCCGGCGGTCGCCGCCACGTGGGCGCGCGTGACGATGCGCTGGCCGGTGCGGTAGCCGGTGCAGATGAGCAACGCGTACGCGGCGCCGGACAGCACCGCCATGGTCAGGGCCGCC
The nucleotide sequence above comes from Nonomuraea gerenzanensis. Encoded proteins:
- a CDS encoding fructosamine kinase family protein — encoded protein: MELLPARLRAAGFEAESVRAVPGGVVALAGLATLRDGSQVFAKTLRAPASDLFEVEAAGLRALRELGGVATPRVLAVTRDLLVLEPLPPRRDDDERFWEELALALAGLHAATAGERFGWHRDGWLGRLRQDNTWDADGHAWFARRRILRWLPEPLVEAALDRAERQALERLCAALPDLLPPAPPVLTHGDLWLENILAAPAGGPALIDPAVSYSWAEADLSMLWCSPRPPAARRFFEVYAATAPLPDGWQERMPLYHLRELLSSIAHDDNARECAEAVREIVAPF
- a CDS encoding response regulator transcription factor, which produces MIRVLVADDEPLITAGIAAVLASAGDIEVVATVADGRAAVDAARRHRVDVALLDLAMPVMDGLAAAAELAGVPVVMLTAFGDAENVRLALQRNVSGFVVKSCEPAELIRAVRAAHAGHAYLSPSVTRHVLGLVSFADGERASRARQRLSVLSPREREVLDRVAEGLSNAEAARRVHMSEATVKTYVSRILTKLGCANRVQAAMLLRDAGDGPA
- a CDS encoding sensor histidine kinase translates to MAWVVAVVAADVALLWLDDPTAGLVPYAVLTGLAMAASRRWPFPAFLAALTMAVLSGAAYALLICTGYRTGQRIVTRAHVAATAGAVLAYAGVLAMVAQRSALEPGPVLARVALLTVLPVLAGRYLTRQRELSADEERRRIARDMHDSLGHLLGLVSVQAAALEVSALPPDQRQAVRGLAGSARAAVAELHTVVSTLRRSPGPGLEGVPALVERFRAAGGRVTLVRSGEPGHVAGQGAAYRVVQEGLTNAARHAPGAPVQVTLGWEADALLVTVSNPLPGGHRAAGGGNGLAGLAERVREEGGLLRVHAGPHEFRLVAMLPLLVGVNA